In Streptococcus gallolyticus subsp. gallolyticus DSM 16831, the sequence TTTTTGATGACTTGGTTTACATCAGCAGTAGGCGAACTTGCTTCGCTATTGATTGGTGCTATTATCATGGACAGACTTGGAAAACGTATTGATTTAACCGTATGATAGATTAAAAACTTCCTTTTTAGGGAGTTTTTTATTTAGTAAAATTCTTAAAAAATAGTTAGCTTTTGGAGAGCATTTTTTACCAGATATGTTAAAATAGTAATATGAAAAAACGTATTCAAGAATTGGTTGATGAGCTCAACCAGTACCGAAAAGAGTATTACACAGAGGACCAACCAACGATCTCAGATAGCGAATATGACAAGCTTTATCGCGAGTTAGTCGAGCTTGAAAAAGCTCATCCAGAGTTGATTTTGCCAAATAGTCCAACGCAAGAAGTGGGTGGGCTTGTTTTAGATGGTTTTGAAAAATATCAGCATGAAACACCGCTTTATAGCTTGCAAGATGCTTTTTCACGTGAGGAATTAGAGGAGTTTGACCGTCGTGTGAAAGCTGAATTTCCCAATGCCTCTTACATGGCAGAGCTGAAAATTGATGGTTTGTCAATTTCACTAGTTTATGTTGATGGCGTGTTGCAAGTCGGTGCCACTCGTGGTGACGGCTCAGTTGGTGAAAATATCACTGAAAATGTCAAACGTATCAAGGACATTCCTCATAAATTGGCACAGCCACTTAACATTACAGTTCGTGGTGAAGCTTATTTGCCAAAGGCGTCATTTGATAAAATCAATGAGGAACGTCGTGATAGTGGTCAGACAGAATTTGCGAATCCGAGAAATGCGGCTGCAGGGACATTACGTCAGTTAAATACAGTAGTTGTTGCTAAGCGAAATTTGGCAACATTTCTTTATCAAGAAGTGGCATCAACTAGTATGACAACGCAAAATGATGTTTTAGAAGAATTGTCTCGCTATGGTTTTTCGGTTAATCCGCGACGTATCACGACATCTTCAATGGCAGACATCTGGAAATTTATCCAAGAAGTAGCCGCTGAGCGTGATAATTTACCATACGATATTGACGGTATTGTTATTAAGGTCAATAGTCTTGCTATGCAAGAAGAACTTGGCTTTACGGTCAAGGCGCCTCGTTGGGCAATTGCTTATAAATTCCCGGCTGAGGAAAAAGAAGCAGAAATTCTTTCGGTTGATTGGACTGTTGGACGTACTGGGGTGGTGACACCAACCGCTAATCTTAGCCCTGTTCAGTTAGCAGGAACAACGGTTAGCCGTGCGACTTTGCATAATGTGGATTACATTGCTGAAAAAGATATTCGCATTGGCGATACGGTTATCGTCTATAAGGCGGGAGATATTATTCCAGCGGTGCTGCATGTTGTTGATAGCAAACGTGATAAGCAAGTACCAATGCCGATCCCTGAAAGCTGTCCGTCTTGTGGTAGTGAGTTGATTCACTATGAAGATGAGGTGGCTTTACGTTGTATCAATCCGCTTTGTCCAAGTCAAATTCAAGAACGTTTAACGCATTTTGCCAGCCGTGATGCCATGAATATCACAGGTTTAGGACCTTCTATCGTTAAGAAACTTTTCAAAGCAGAATTGGTTCATGATGTCGCAGACATTTACCAATTAACGGTGGAAGATTTGCTAAGCTTGGATGGATTTAAGGAAAAATCTGCTGAAAAACTTTACAATGCCATTCAGGTTTCTAAGGAAAATTCAGCTGATAAATTGCTTTTTGGACTGGGAATTCGTCATGTCGGTGCCAAGGCTAGTCGTCAATTGTTGGAAGTTTTTGAAACGATTGATCAGTTGGTTGCTGCGGATGCTGACAGCATTGCTAGTATCGACGGTTTGGGAACAGTTATTGCTAACTCATTGCGCAGCTATTTTGCCAAAAAAGAAGCGACAGAGCTCTTGCATGAATTGAAAAATGCAGGTGTCAACTTTGCTTATCTTGGTAAAAAAGTTTCAAAAGATGCTCAATTAGCAGGTTTAACAGTTGTTTTGACTGGAAAATTGGAACGTTTAACACGAAACGAAGCAAAAGAAAAACTGCAAGATTTAGGAGCAAAAGTGACCAACAGCGTGTCCAAAAAGACGGACATTGTTGTCGCAGGTACAGATGCAGGTTCAAAATTGACCAAAGCCCAAGCTTTAGGAATTGATGTTCGCGATGAAGCTTGGTTAGAAAGTTTATAAACAAGTTGAGGTATTTTTATGGCTAAGAAACAAAAACGTGCACGTTTAATCTACAATCCGACTTCAGGTCAGGAAATCATGAAGAAAAACGTGGCAGAAGTGCTAGATGTTTTAGAAGGTTTTGGTTATGAAACATCAGCTTTTCAGACAACACCAGAGCCAAATTCTGCTCGTGATGAGGCTAAACGTGCCGCAGAAGCTGGATTTGATTTGGTGATTGCTGCTGGCGGTGACGGTACAATCAACGAAGTCGTCAACGGGATTGCTCCGCTTTCTAAACGCCCTCAAATGGCTATTATTCCGACGGGAACGACCAATGATTTCGCGCGCGCTCTAAAAATTCCACGTGGTAATCCAGTTGAAGCTGCTAAGATTATTGGTAAAAATCAAACCATTCAAATGGATATTGGACAAGCGCGTGAAGATACGTATTTCATCAATATTGCTGCCGCAGGCTCATTCACAGAATTAACATATAGTGTGCCAAGCCAATTAAAGACAATGTTTGGGTATTTGGCTTATTTGGCAAAAGGTGTTGAATTGCTACCAGGAATTCGTACGGTTCCCGTTCGTATTAAACACGAAAAAGGTACTTTTGAAGGCGACGTTTCAATGATTTTCGCTGCCATTACCAATTCAGTCGGTGGTTTTGAACAAATTGCGCCAGATGCTAAGCTAGACGACGGAAAATTCACCTTGATTTTGGTTAAGACAGCTAACTTGATTGAAATTTTACGTTTGATTCGTTTGGTATTAGACGGCGGAAAACACATTGGTGACAAACGTATCGAGTATATTAAGACTGATTTCTTGGAAATCGAACCGTTATCTGATAAGAAGATGATGATTAATTTGGACGGTGAGTACGGTGGTGACGCTCCAATTAAGCTCCGTAATCTCAAAAATCACATCACATTCTTTGCTAATACAGATGAAATTTCAGATGATGCGCTCGTTTGGAATCAAGAAGATTTAGCTTTGGAAGCTATTGCCCAAAAATTCACACAGGAAGTTGATGAGCTCAATTCAGAAGAATAGAAATTGAGGGCGAACCTATGAAAAATACAGTTATCGTTCATTATCATAGCCAGCATGGCAATTATTTTGACTATAGTTTGTGGAAATGGATTGACTTTCATGAAGGAACAGACAGTCAATTCTCAGGATTTGATAGTTTTGGCTTAGTAGGAAATCTAACGATAGATAGTCCATTCTTTTTGGAGCACATTTATGTGATTGTCAAAAATCATAATTGGTCCATCAAGACAAGAGATTTTAGAATTCAACGCAATAGTGGTGTCCCTAAGACAGAAGTATGGATTGTAGAGGGGGATGATACGCTTTATTATTCACATCAAGCGGCAATCACTAGTCATTATTATAGTCATCGTGATAGTCATGCCTTTGATATGGCAATGAATTATCAGTATTTTGATTATCAATGGGGATTTCAAGGGTGGCTTGGTTATCAGTACCAAAAAGAAAAAACCGAGTTTCGTCTCTGGGCGCCAACGGCAGCTAAGGTTGATTTGGTTTTCTATCAAACAACCGACGATAAATCAAGTATTGATTATATCGTCCCAATGGAACGCGGTGACATTATCAATCTGGATAATCACCTCTATAATACGCACGGTGTTTGGTTTGCGACCATTGAGCATGATTTGAATTACCAAGCTTATGCTTACCGTGTTTATTATCGTGATAAGACATTTCAAGATACACGTGACCCGTATTCTATTGCCACTACGGCAAACGGTAGACGTTCCGTTATTTTGGCCCCAGAACACCTAAATCCCAAAGGATTTTCTGTCAAACAGGGTAAGGAAGCTTACTGGCGACTAGATAATCCTAACCAAGCAGTGATTACTGAATTACATATTCGTGATTTTTCAAAATCATCAACTTCAGGAGTTGCTGAATCATATCGTGGTAAATTTTTAGGTGCGTGTCAATCTGGCACGCATAATTCATATGGTGATGAGACAGGTTTTGATTATTTGAAAAAATTAGGCATTAGCCATGTTCAATTACAGCCGATTTTTGACCATCATCAGATCTTCGATGCCGACGGAAATTATGCCTATAACTGGGGATATGACCCTGAAAATTTCAACGTTCCTGAAGCTAGCTTTTCAACGGCACCGCATAAACCAGAAAATAGGATTTTGGAATTAAAACAATTAATTCAAGCTTACCATGATGCGGGCATTGCAGTCATTATGGATGTGGTATATAATCACACCTATTCGTCCTATAATTCTGCTTTCCAATTAACGGTTCCAGATTATTTTTATCGAATGAATGCTGACGGTTCATTCCAAGACGGCTCGGGTTGTGGGAATGAAACAGCCAGCGAAAAAGAAATGTTTCGCAAGTACATGATTGATTCTGTCTTGTACTGGGTGAATGAGTACAATATTGACGGCTTTCGTTTTGATTTAATGGGCTTGCATGACATTGAAACAATGAATGCCATTCGTCAAGTGCTAGATGATATTGACCCACGTTTGATGATGTATGGCGAGGGCTGGGACATGGGAACAGGACTTTTGCCAGAACAAAAAGCCAAAAAAGACAATGCTTATCGAATGCCAAATATTGGATTTTTCAACGATAATGTTCGAGACGGCATAAAAGGAGCAGAAGTCTATGGGCAATTCAAGCATGGTTTTGTTTCAGGTGCCGCAACTGAAGGCATTATTGCCAAAGGTGTTTTAGGAAGTGATGAATTGTCATCATATTTGACACCGAATCAAGTCATTAATTATGTCGAAGCTCACGATAATTACAATTTAAATGACCTGATGTGGGAATTGCACCCTGATGATAGCCAAGAAACGCACACTAGACGAATTGAAATGGCTTCAGCGATGAATGTTTTGATGCAAGGTGTTGCTTTTATGCAAATCGGTCAAGAATTTCTACGCACAAAATTGTACCCAACAGGAAATAATGGACAATTAACCTCTTCAGACAAACAATTGGCGATGAATAGCTACAATGCCCCTGATCGTGTCAATCAGATTGATTGGGATAATGTGACAGAACACCATGCAACGATTGCTTTTATGAGAGGAATTATTCATTTAAAACGCACCAATCCCGCATTTTCTTATCAAAGTTATAAAGAAATAAGAGACCATGTTTATGTTCATGTAGCCAATGATTACGATGGTATCGTTGTTTTTGACATTTTAGGTGAAAAAAACTATCGTATTATTTTTAATGAAAATGAAAAAAATCTTGAAAACTACATGACAGACGTTTCTAAATATGCTATAATAATTACAAATATAAAGCGCTTACATTATAAAAATGATAAGCTTGAAGCTTTGTCTGTTTCGATCTTTGAAATCGAGAAATAGCCCTATTCTAGGGCTATTTTTGCTTTTCTGGAGCTTTATATTTAATAAATAAAAGGGAGGGGTGATATGATGGACACGAAAGAGGCACTGAGAACTTTTGGAACGGGTGAAAATTTTCATGCGCAACATTACTTTGGCTTTCATAAAGAAACTCGTAATGGTACCGAAGGTTACAGTTTTAGAGTCTGGGCACCCAACGCTCAATCTGTTCATCTGATTGGTGATTTCACTCAATGGAGAGAAAATCCGCTTGCTATGGAACGCAACGAAGCAGGTGTATGGGAAATTTTTACGGATTTACCTAAAGAAAATCAACTTTACAAGTATCTTGTAAAACGTTCGACTGGTCAAGAAGTTGAAAAATTAGACCCATTTGCTATTTATTTCGAAAAGCGACCAGGGACAGCAGCAGTTCTTACAGATTTTCCAGAAAAGAAGTGGAAAGATGCACTTTGGTTAGGGCGACGCAAACGTTTCGGTTTCCGTAATCGTCCTGTTAATATCTATGAAGTGCATGCAGGTTCATGGAAACAACATGATGATGGTCGTCCTTATCAATTTAAGGAATTAACAGAAGAATTGATTCCTTATTTGGTTAAGATGAATTACACGCACGTTGAATTCATGCCGTTAATGGCACATCCGCTTGGGATGAGTTGGGGTTACCAACTAATGGGGTACTTTGCTTTCGAGCATAGTTATGGAACGCCAGAGGATTTCCAAAATTTCGTTGAAACTTGTCATTTGAATAATATCGGTGTCATTGTGGATTGGGTTCCAGGACATTTTACGATTAATGATGATGCTTTGGCTTATTTTGATGGAACGCCAACGTTTGAGTACGAGGATGAAGACCGAGCTCATAACCGTGGTTGGGGCGCTCTAAATTTTGACCTTGGAAAAAATCAAGTTCAGTCTTTCTTAATTTCTAGTGCCAAGTTTTGGATAGATTATTATCACTTAGATGGTATTCGAGTGGATGCCGTAAGTAACATGCTGTATCGTGACTATGATATTGGACCTTGGACACCAAATAAAGATGGTGGTAACCGTAATTATGAGGGGTATTATTTCTTACAAAAACTAAATGCCGTTTTGAAAAGCTTTTATCCTGATATCATGATGATTGCTGAAGAAAGTACCAGTGACACTAAAATTACAGGTCCTATTGAATACGATGCACTCGGCTTTGATTATAAATGGAATATGGGATGGATGAATGATATTTTGAAATTCTATGAAGAAGATCCCATTTATCGTAAGTATGATTTTAATCTCGTCACATTTAGTTTTATGTATGCTTTTTCTGAAAACTTTATCCTACCATTCTCACACGATGAAGTGGTTCACGGTAAGAAAAGTTTAATGCATAAAATGTGGGGTGACCGTTACAATCAATTTGCTGGGCTTCGTAATCTTTATACCTATCAAATCTGTCATCCAGGCAAAAAATTGCTCTTTATGGGAAGCGAATTTGGTCAATTCCTTGAATGGAAATATGACTATCAGCTAGAATGGGTTAATTTGGAAGATGACTTAAACAAGAAAATGCAAGATTTCACAAGTCAACTGAATGCATTCTACAAAGAGCACAATGTTTTGTGGCAAATAGATGATAGCTATGACGGTATCGAAATCATTGATGCAGACAATACTGACCAGACCGTTCTATCCTTCATTCGTAAAAACAAAGATGGCGATATGTTAATTTGTGTGTTTAACATGGTGCCCGTTGAACGTAAAGACTTTACAATTGGAGTTCCAGTTGCAGGCATTTACGAAGAAGTTTGGAATACAGAAATGGAAGAATTTGGTGGTGTCTGGAAAGAACATAATCTCCAAGCTCGCACACAAGATAGACTTTGGAAGAATTACCATCATACGTTAAGTTTCACCTTACCTGCACTCGGTGCCAGTATATGGAAAATAAAACGACGTTTGGCAAAACAGATTCCTAAGAAAGGAAAATAGAATGAAAAATGAAATGTTAGCACTCATCCTCGCAGGGGGACAAGGAACACGTCTTGGAAAATTGACACAAAACATTGCAAAGCCAGCTGTTCAATTTGGTGGACGTTATCGTATTATTGACTTTGCACTTTCAAATTGTGCTAACTCAGGAGTCGATAATGTTGGTATCATTACACAATATCAACCGTTAGTATTAAATAGCCACGTTGGAAATGGTTCGAACTGGGGTATTGATGGGATTAACTCAGGAGCAACTATTCTTCAACCATACTCAGCAACTGAAGGTAATCGTTGGTTTGAAGGAACAAGTCATGCTATTTATCAAAACATTGATTATATTGATTCCATTGACCCAGAATATGTCCTTATTCTATCTGGTGACCATATTTACAAGATGGATTATGATGACATGCTTCGGACACATAAAGATAATTTAGCCAGTTTGACTGTTGCGGTTATTGATGTACCGCTTAAAGAAGCAAGTCGTTTTGGTATTATGAACACAGACTCAAACGATCGCATTGTTGAATTTGAAGAAAAACCAGAACATCCAAAATCTACTAAAGCATCTATGGGGATTTATATTTTCAATTGGCAACGTTTGCGTGAAGTGCTTGTAAATGCTGAAAAGAACAATGTTGACATGTCTGACTTTGGTAAAAATGTCATTCCTGCTTATCTCGAAGCTGGTGACCGTGTTTACACTTATAATTTTGATGGTTACTGGAAAGATGTTGGAACCATTGAATCACTTTGGGAAGCTAATATGGAATATATTGGCGAAGACAACGAATTGCACAGTCGTGACCGTTCTTGGAAAATTTACTCTAAAAACCTTATCGCACCACCAAACTTTATCACTGAAGAAGCCAGCGTGAAAAATTCTCTCGTTGTTGACGGCTGCTTTGTTTCAGGAAAAGTTAACCATTCTATTCTTTCAACGAATGTTCAGGTTAAGAAAGATGCTGAAATCACTGATTCTTTCATCATGAGTGGCGCAATTATTGGTGAAGGGGCTAAAATTAAACGTGCAATCGTTGGCGAAAATGCTGTCATTGGTGATGGTGTTGAAATTGACGGAACAGGCAAAGAAGTACAAGTTGTTGGTTATAATGAAGTAGTGGGGGTGCCAAATGAAGATTGATAAATATACTGCGATTTTGGGAAATGCAGTGGGCTATCACGATATGTCAACGTTAACTGAAAAGCGTCCTTTGGCAAATTTGCCATTTGACGGAAAATATCGCTTGATTGACTTCCAATTGTCAAATCTTGCTAATGCGGGCATCCGTAGCATTTATGCGATTTTCCGTGGTCAAAATATTCGTTCAGTTTTTGACCATGTCAGAAGCGGTCGTGAATGGGGACTTAATACCTTGTTAAGCCACTATTTCCTAGGATTTTACAATAATAGTAACGATAGTGAATTTGCAGACAAAGATTACTATGAACAAGTTTTGACTTACCTGAAACGCTCTGGTAGTGACCAAACGGTTTACATGAACTGTGATATTTTGTGTAATATCGACTTGGAACAAGTCATTCATCTGCACGACGTTAACAACGACGGACCAATCACTGTTGTTTATAAGAAAATGCCAAAAGAAAGCATTTCAGAAGCAAATGAAATTTTAGAAATTGACGAAACAGACCATGTTGTCGGAAGAGCAGATGTTAATGACAGTCTTGACTTGCAAAAAATGTC encodes:
- the glgD gene encoding glucose-1-phosphate adenylyltransferase subunit GlgD yields the protein MKIDKYTAILGNAVGYHDMSTLTEKRPLANLPFDGKYRLIDFQLSNLANAGIRSIYAIFRGQNIRSVFDHVRSGREWGLNTLLSHYFLGFYNNSNDSEFADKDYYEQVLTYLKRSGSDQTVYMNCDILCNIDLEQVIHLHDVNNDGPITVVYKKMPKESISEANEILEIDETDHVVGRADVNDSLDLQKMSADIYVIDTPWLIAKMEEEAQKDQPRKLRYLLRELIVSNNALAFEYTGYLSNICSVKSYYDANMDMLNTQKFYSLLYSNQKVYTKVKNEEATYFAEESNIKNSQFASGSIIKGDVEYSIVSRNCHVASGSRVIGSILFPKVTIGEGAVIENAIVDKNVVIAPGVVIRGSKENPIVIKKGLEVTEDVIQ
- the glgB gene encoding 1,4-alpha-glucan branching protein GlgB; amino-acid sequence: MDTKEALRTFGTGENFHAQHYFGFHKETRNGTEGYSFRVWAPNAQSVHLIGDFTQWRENPLAMERNEAGVWEIFTDLPKENQLYKYLVKRSTGQEVEKLDPFAIYFEKRPGTAAVLTDFPEKKWKDALWLGRRKRFGFRNRPVNIYEVHAGSWKQHDDGRPYQFKELTEELIPYLVKMNYTHVEFMPLMAHPLGMSWGYQLMGYFAFEHSYGTPEDFQNFVETCHLNNIGVIVDWVPGHFTINDDALAYFDGTPTFEYEDEDRAHNRGWGALNFDLGKNQVQSFLISSAKFWIDYYHLDGIRVDAVSNMLYRDYDIGPWTPNKDGGNRNYEGYYFLQKLNAVLKSFYPDIMMIAEESTSDTKITGPIEYDALGFDYKWNMGWMNDILKFYEEDPIYRKYDFNLVTFSFMYAFSENFILPFSHDEVVHGKKSLMHKMWGDRYNQFAGLRNLYTYQICHPGKKLLFMGSEFGQFLEWKYDYQLEWVNLEDDLNKKMQDFTSQLNAFYKEHNVLWQIDDSYDGIEIIDADNTDQTVLSFIRKNKDGDMLICVFNMVPVERKDFTIGVPVAGIYEEVWNTEMEEFGGVWKEHNLQARTQDRLWKNYHHTLSFTLPALGASIWKIKRRLAKQIPKKGK
- a CDS encoding glucose-1-phosphate adenylyltransferase, translating into MKNEMLALILAGGQGTRLGKLTQNIAKPAVQFGGRYRIIDFALSNCANSGVDNVGIITQYQPLVLNSHVGNGSNWGIDGINSGATILQPYSATEGNRWFEGTSHAIYQNIDYIDSIDPEYVLILSGDHIYKMDYDDMLRTHKDNLASLTVAVIDVPLKEASRFGIMNTDSNDRIVEFEEKPEHPKSTKASMGIYIFNWQRLREVLVNAEKNNVDMSDFGKNVIPAYLEAGDRVYTYNFDGYWKDVGTIESLWEANMEYIGEDNELHSRDRSWKIYSKNLIAPPNFITEEASVKNSLVVDGCFVSGKVNHSILSTNVQVKKDAEITDSFIMSGAIIGEGAKIKRAIVGENAVIGDGVEIDGTGKEVQVVGYNEVVGVPNED
- the pulA gene encoding type I pullulanase, coding for MKNTVIVHYHSQHGNYFDYSLWKWIDFHEGTDSQFSGFDSFGLVGNLTIDSPFFLEHIYVIVKNHNWSIKTRDFRIQRNSGVPKTEVWIVEGDDTLYYSHQAAITSHYYSHRDSHAFDMAMNYQYFDYQWGFQGWLGYQYQKEKTEFRLWAPTAAKVDLVFYQTTDDKSSIDYIVPMERGDIINLDNHLYNTHGVWFATIEHDLNYQAYAYRVYYRDKTFQDTRDPYSIATTANGRRSVILAPEHLNPKGFSVKQGKEAYWRLDNPNQAVITELHIRDFSKSSTSGVAESYRGKFLGACQSGTHNSYGDETGFDYLKKLGISHVQLQPIFDHHQIFDADGNYAYNWGYDPENFNVPEASFSTAPHKPENRILELKQLIQAYHDAGIAVIMDVVYNHTYSSYNSAFQLTVPDYFYRMNADGSFQDGSGCGNETASEKEMFRKYMIDSVLYWVNEYNIDGFRFDLMGLHDIETMNAIRQVLDDIDPRLMMYGEGWDMGTGLLPEQKAKKDNAYRMPNIGFFNDNVRDGIKGAEVYGQFKHGFVSGAATEGIIAKGVLGSDELSSYLTPNQVINYVEAHDNYNLNDLMWELHPDDSQETHTRRIEMASAMNVLMQGVAFMQIGQEFLRTKLYPTGNNGQLTSSDKQLAMNSYNAPDRVNQIDWDNVTEHHATIAFMRGIIHLKRTNPAFSYQSYKEIRDHVYVHVANDYDGIVVFDILGEKNYRIIFNENEKNLENYMTDVSKYAIIITNIKRLHYKNDKLEALSVSIFEIEK
- a CDS encoding diacylglycerol kinase family lipid kinase, with the translated sequence MAKKQKRARLIYNPTSGQEIMKKNVAEVLDVLEGFGYETSAFQTTPEPNSARDEAKRAAEAGFDLVIAAGGDGTINEVVNGIAPLSKRPQMAIIPTGTTNDFARALKIPRGNPVEAAKIIGKNQTIQMDIGQAREDTYFINIAAAGSFTELTYSVPSQLKTMFGYLAYLAKGVELLPGIRTVPVRIKHEKGTFEGDVSMIFAAITNSVGGFEQIAPDAKLDDGKFTLILVKTANLIEILRLIRLVLDGGKHIGDKRIEYIKTDFLEIEPLSDKKMMINLDGEYGGDAPIKLRNLKNHITFFANTDEISDDALVWNQEDLALEAIAQKFTQEVDELNSEE
- the ligA gene encoding NAD-dependent DNA ligase LigA, which codes for MKKRIQELVDELNQYRKEYYTEDQPTISDSEYDKLYRELVELEKAHPELILPNSPTQEVGGLVLDGFEKYQHETPLYSLQDAFSREELEEFDRRVKAEFPNASYMAELKIDGLSISLVYVDGVLQVGATRGDGSVGENITENVKRIKDIPHKLAQPLNITVRGEAYLPKASFDKINEERRDSGQTEFANPRNAAAGTLRQLNTVVVAKRNLATFLYQEVASTSMTTQNDVLEELSRYGFSVNPRRITTSSMADIWKFIQEVAAERDNLPYDIDGIVIKVNSLAMQEELGFTVKAPRWAIAYKFPAEEKEAEILSVDWTVGRTGVVTPTANLSPVQLAGTTVSRATLHNVDYIAEKDIRIGDTVIVYKAGDIIPAVLHVVDSKRDKQVPMPIPESCPSCGSELIHYEDEVALRCINPLCPSQIQERLTHFASRDAMNITGLGPSIVKKLFKAELVHDVADIYQLTVEDLLSLDGFKEKSAEKLYNAIQVSKENSADKLLFGLGIRHVGAKASRQLLEVFETIDQLVAADADSIASIDGLGTVIANSLRSYFAKKEATELLHELKNAGVNFAYLGKKVSKDAQLAGLTVVLTGKLERLTRNEAKEKLQDLGAKVTNSVSKKTDIVVAGTDAGSKLTKAQALGIDVRDEAWLESL